The sequence below is a genomic window from Microbacterium sp. cx-55.
ACGCGGTGTCTTCGCCGCCCTCCAACATCTGGCGAATCTCGGACACCGACGTCTCCTCATGGTGAGTCGCGGCAGTTCGCAGAGCTCCGAGTTTGCGCGAAGCGGGTGGCGGGACGCGCTCGAGCGGCTCGGTCTGGACCCTGGCAGCAGCATCCTCGGCCCTGATGAGCTCGGCGCCGGGCCGCGCTGGGACCGTGGCGCGGCGGATGTCGTCCTCGACGCGGTCGAGCGGACGGGGGCGACGGCCCTGTTCTGCCACGGCGATGAGAACTCGCTGTTCGGGCTGCTGCAGAACGCGCGCTCGCGGGGGCTCGCGGTGCCCGAGAAGCTGTCGATCGTCGCTTACGACGACGATGTCTCGGCGCACGCCGACCCGCCGATCTCGGCGGTCGCGCCCGACCGGCGGCGGGTGGGCGCCCTCGCGACGCGCATGCTGCTGGACCTCATTCGAGAGCCGAGCGCGGAGCCTCCGCTTCATCTGCATGTCGAGCCTCGCCTGGTTCTGCGGGCATCGACGGCGCCGCCCGCATGACGCGTGCGGTCGTCTTCTCGGGGGGCGGCGACTACGTCGACCCCTGGCATCCGTTCGCCGAGACGAGCGCGATTGTGGCCGATGTGCTGCGGGCGGACGGGTTCGACGTCGACATCGTCGACCGGGTCGACGCGCTCGCACGGGTGCTGCCGGATGCGGATCTGCTCGTCGTGAACGCCGGTGGCGGCCCGGAGCCGCATCCGCTCGATCCGCTCCTGGCCTCCGCCCTCGACGGGCTGCGGGGCGGACTGCTCGTGCTGCACGTGGCGGCCACGCTCCTGCCCGAAGACGACGGCTGGGAGGCGCGGCTCGGCGGTCGGTGGGTGCGCGGCACCACGATGCATCCGGAGCGCGGCCCGATGGAGCTCCGCGCCGTCGTCGCCGATCCGCTGACGGAGGGCATCGATCCGCTGCGCACGAGCGACGAGGCCTACTCGTGGCTGCGGGTGGGCGACGGGGTGCGCGTGCTGTACGTGCAGGAACACGGCGGGGAGCCGCATCCGGTCGTCTGGACGATCGACCGCGACGGAGTGCGGGCGGCCTACGACGCGCTCGGGCACGACGCGGAGGCGTACGACGCGCCCGCCGTGCGCGAGTTGCTGCGCCGGCTCGCCCGCTGGGCCGCCGTGCGCTGAGGCAGGCGCACGCGCCGCGGCGGCCACGGCGGCGGAAGGGTGCGTCGTCACGTCGTTGTGCCTTTCCGAAGCGAGCGCGAGTCGACGATGATCCGCGCATCTGGATGATAATACGCATTATCATCCAGATGACACGAGCCTACGCCGAACGACCCTGTTCTCGCCACCGGAGATTTTCTTCACGAGCGCGACCTCACGGTGGCGGAAAGCGCATTCCCGTGCCAGGGTGGAAAGCGCTTACCCGCCCTGATCTCCGAAGGAAACGCCATGTCATCGTCGACACTCGCTCCCGCCGTCGCGTCCCGCTCCGTCCCGGTGCGGGAGATCGGCATCATCATGAACGGCGTCTCCGGGCGCATGGGGTACCGCCAGCACCTCGTGCGATCGATCCTGGCGATCCGAGACCAGGGCGGCATCGAGCTCGCCGACGGCACGCGGGTGACGGTCGTGCCTCTCCTGGTCGGGCGCAGCGAGGCGAAGCTCGCCGAGCTCGCCGCACGCCACGGAATCGCCGACTACACC
It includes:
- a CDS encoding ThuA domain-containing protein, yielding MTRAVVFSGGGDYVDPWHPFAETSAIVADVLRADGFDVDIVDRVDALARVLPDADLLVVNAGGGPEPHPLDPLLASALDGLRGGLLVLHVAATLLPEDDGWEARLGGRWVRGTTMHPERGPMELRAVVADPLTEGIDPLRTSDEAYSWLRVGDGVRVLYVQEHGGEPHPVVWTIDRDGVRAAYDALGHDAEAYDAPAVRELLRRLARWAAVR